One Shewanella sp. MR-4 DNA window includes the following coding sequences:
- the blaOXA gene encoding OXA-48 family class D beta-lactamase: protein MRALALSAVLMVTTMIGMPAVAKEWQENKSWNAHFSEHKTQGVVVLWNENTQQGFTNDLKRANQAFLPASTFKIPNSLIALDLGVVKDEHQVFKWDGQTRDIAAWNRDHDLITAMKYSVVPVYQEFARQIGEARMNKMLHAFDYGNEDISGNLDSFWLDGGIRISATQQIAFLRKLYHNKLHVSERSQRIVKQAMLTEANADYIIRAKTGYSVRIEPKIGWWVGWVELDDNVWFFATNMDMPSAEGLGLRQSITKAVLKQEKIIP from the coding sequence ATGCGTGCGTTAGCCTTATCGGCTGTGTTGATGGTGACAACGATGATTGGCATGCCTGCGGTGGCAAAGGAGTGGCAAGAGAACAAGAGCTGGAATGCTCACTTTAGCGAACATAAAACCCAAGGCGTGGTTGTGCTCTGGAACGAGAATACACAGCAGGGTTTTACTAACGATCTTAAACGGGCAAACCAAGCATTTTTACCGGCATCGACCTTTAAGATCCCAAACAGTTTAATTGCCTTGGACTTAGGTGTGGTTAAGGATGAGCATCAGGTCTTTAAATGGGATGGACAGACGCGAGATATCGCCGCATGGAATCGTGACCATGATTTAATCACCGCGATGAAGTATTCGGTTGTGCCTGTTTATCAAGAATTTGCCCGCCAAATTGGCGAGGCTCGTATGAATAAAATGCTGCACGCCTTCGATTATGGCAATGAGGATATCTCGGGCAATTTGGACAGTTTTTGGCTCGATGGTGGTATTCGCATTTCGGCTACCCAGCAAATCGCTTTTTTACGCAAGCTGTACCACAACAAGCTGCACGTTTCTGAGCGTAGTCAGCGCATCGTGAAACAAGCCATGCTGACCGAGGCAAATGCCGACTATATCATCCGAGCGAAAACCGGCTATTCGGTCAGAATTGAACCGAAAATCGGTTGGTGGGTTGGCTGGGTCGAACTGGATGATAATGTGTGGTTTTTCGCGACCAATATGGATATGCCTTCCGCTGAGGGCTTAGGGTTACGTCAAAGCATTACGAAAGCAGTGCTGAAACAGGAAAAAATTATTCCTTAG
- the endA gene encoding endonuclease EndA yields the protein MLNNSKIALRSRQALLCLFSWLAVSASVHASPSHPNSFSQAKVLSQSLYQGSRQGTLPAVSFYCGCDIQIKGKSWKPDLNSCGYQVRKQETRANRIEWEHIVPAWEFGHQLQCWQKGGRKNCADNSKEFNKMEADMHNLVPAIGEVNGDRSNFRFSQWNGKADQYGQCAIVIDFKNRQAQPPANARGKIARTYLYMQQTYGLKIASQQLKLFKAWDKSYPVDTIECKRDNAIAQIQGNHNPFVQNACNAPPLRQQLAE from the coding sequence ATATTGAACAACTCCAAGATAGCCTTAAGGTCTCGGCAAGCCTTGCTGTGCCTATTCAGTTGGCTGGCGGTTTCGGCCTCAGTCCATGCCTCTCCTTCACACCCCAATAGTTTTAGCCAAGCCAAGGTCTTGTCCCAATCTTTATATCAAGGCAGCCGTCAGGGCACCTTGCCAGCGGTCAGTTTTTATTGTGGCTGTGATATCCAAATAAAGGGCAAATCCTGGAAGCCAGATCTCAACAGCTGCGGCTATCAAGTGCGTAAACAAGAGACCCGCGCCAACCGCATCGAGTGGGAACATATAGTCCCGGCGTGGGAATTTGGTCACCAATTACAATGCTGGCAAAAGGGCGGCCGTAAAAACTGCGCCGATAACAGTAAAGAATTCAATAAAATGGAAGCGGACATGCACAATCTGGTGCCCGCGATTGGTGAAGTGAACGGCGATCGCAGCAACTTCCGTTTTAGCCAATGGAACGGTAAGGCCGACCAATATGGTCAATGCGCCATAGTCATCGACTTTAAGAATCGCCAAGCCCAGCCGCCCGCTAATGCCCGCGGCAAAATAGCCCGCACTTACCTGTATATGCAGCAAACCTACGGCCTTAAAATCGCCTCGCAGCAATTAAAATTGTTCAAAGCATGGGATAAAAGCTATCCAGTTGATACTATTGAATGCAAACGCGATAACGCCATAGCGCAAATCCAAGGTAATCATAATCCCTTTGTGCAGAATGCCTGCAATGCGCCGCCACTGCGCCAACAATTAGCCGAATAA
- the rsmE gene encoding 16S rRNA (uracil(1498)-N(3))-methyltransferase, translated as MRVPRIYQPQPLAVNQQLNLDEDGAAHIGKVLRMGSGEHISLFNGDGNDYLAEIVDAGKKSVTVKVLSCEANPSESPLNLHLGQVISRGDRMEFTIQKSVELGVNTITPLFSDRCGVKLTGERLEKKIQQWQKIVISACEQSGRSQVPIVRPAMELQEWCSEPTSALKLNLHPRAAHGINGLDLSHTRVRLLIGPEGGLSAEEIAMTETYQFTDVLLGPRVLRTETASLTAITALQLRFGDLG; from the coding sequence ATGAGAGTTCCAAGAATTTATCAACCTCAACCATTAGCCGTAAATCAACAGCTGAATTTAGATGAGGATGGCGCAGCCCATATTGGCAAAGTGTTGCGTATGGGCAGTGGCGAACACATTAGCCTGTTTAATGGCGATGGTAATGATTATCTTGCCGAAATTGTCGATGCGGGTAAAAAATCGGTCACGGTAAAAGTGCTCTCCTGTGAGGCTAATCCATCGGAATCGCCCCTCAACCTGCATTTAGGCCAAGTGATTTCCCGCGGCGATCGGATGGAGTTCACCATTCAAAAATCCGTTGAGCTAGGGGTGAATACCATTACGCCACTGTTTTCTGACCGCTGCGGCGTCAAACTCACTGGTGAGCGTCTCGAAAAGAAAATCCAGCAATGGCAAAAGATTGTGATCAGCGCCTGTGAGCAATCTGGCCGTAGCCAAGTGCCCATCGTTCGCCCCGCCATGGAATTACAGGAATGGTGCAGCGAACCGACCAGCGCACTCAAACTCAACTTGCACCCAAGAGCAGCGCACGGTATCAATGGCTTAGATTTATCCCATACCCGTGTACGCCTGCTGATCGGCCCCGAAGGGGGATTATCGGCGGAAGAAATCGCCATGACGGAAACCTACCAGTTTACCGATGTGTTACTCGGCCCCCGAGTGCTGCGCACCGAAACCGCCTCACTCACGGCGATTACCGCGCTGCAACTTAGATTCGGTGACTTAGGTTAA
- a CDS encoding alkaline phosphatase, giving the protein MSFTKAPLLLLGMSLWLSTSALAVEAGANETGPVKAPSRPKNIVIMIGDGMGPSYTSAYRYYKDNPDTEEVEQTVFDRLLVGMASTYPASVSGYVTDSAAAATALATGVKSYNGAISVDTQKQPLPTIFEKAKTLGLSTGVAVTSQINHATPAAFLSHNESRKNYDALALSYLETNADVFLGGGQKYFPPELLAQFTAKGYQHITRFDDLASITQPKVLGLFAEVQLPWAIDEKDAKKLSTLTQKALSLLSQNEQGFVLLVEGSLIDWAGHNNDIAAAMGEMDEFANAIEVVEQFVRQNPDTLMVITADHNTGGLSIGADGNYNWNPEILRNISASSDTLAQAALGGDTWQADLSRGLGFELTEEEVTKLNVARMQGLETMAVAIRHVIDKRTDTGWTTGGHTGTDVQVFAAGPASELFNGHQDNTDIANKIFSLLPKPKKPKATAQVSTPAPAPAPAPAPELAPVQSQG; this is encoded by the coding sequence ATGAGTTTCACCAAAGCGCCACTGTTATTGCTTGGTATGAGTTTATGGCTCTCCACCTCCGCACTGGCAGTTGAAGCAGGAGCGAATGAGACTGGCCCAGTAAAAGCCCCCTCACGCCCGAAAAATATTGTGATCATGATTGGCGACGGCATGGGGCCTTCCTATACCAGTGCCTATCGTTATTACAAGGACAATCCAGATACCGAAGAAGTCGAACAAACCGTCTTCGACCGTTTATTGGTTGGCATGGCGAGCACTTATCCCGCCAGCGTCAGTGGTTATGTCACCGACTCGGCCGCCGCCGCGACTGCCCTCGCGACAGGAGTCAAATCCTATAACGGCGCCATTTCGGTCGATACACAAAAACAGCCACTGCCTACCATTTTTGAAAAAGCCAAAACCTTAGGCTTGAGCACGGGTGTGGCGGTCACGTCACAAATCAACCATGCCACACCAGCGGCCTTTTTATCCCATAACGAGAGCCGTAAAAACTACGACGCACTGGCATTAAGTTATCTCGAAACCAACGCCGATGTGTTTTTAGGTGGCGGGCAAAAGTACTTTCCTCCAGAGCTGTTAGCCCAGTTCACCGCCAAGGGTTATCAACACATTACCCGCTTTGACGATCTGGCCAGCATTACCCAGCCTAAGGTCTTAGGTTTGTTTGCCGAGGTGCAACTGCCTTGGGCGATTGATGAAAAAGATGCTAAAAAACTCAGCACCTTGACTCAAAAAGCCCTCAGCTTACTGTCGCAAAATGAGCAAGGCTTTGTGCTGCTGGTCGAAGGTAGCCTTATCGACTGGGCGGGACACAACAATGATATCGCCGCCGCCATGGGCGAAATGGATGAGTTTGCCAATGCGATTGAAGTCGTCGAACAATTCGTACGCCAAAATCCCGATACCTTAATGGTTATCACCGCCGACCATAATACTGGCGGGTTATCGATTGGCGCCGATGGCAACTACAACTGGAATCCAGAGATCCTACGTAATATCTCGGCAAGCTCAGATACCTTAGCCCAAGCCGCTCTTGGTGGTGACACTTGGCAAGCCGACCTATCCCGCGGGCTAGGCTTTGAATTGACCGAAGAAGAAGTGACTAAGTTAAATGTTGCCAGAATGCAGGGCTTAGAAACCATGGCCGTTGCGATTCGCCATGTGATTGATAAACGTACCGATACGGGTTGGACAACCGGCGGCCACACGGGGACCGACGTGCAAGTCTTTGCCGCAGGCCCAGCCTCTGAGTTGTTTAACGGTCATCAAGACAACACAGATATCGCCAATAAGATTTTTAGCCTGTTACCTAAGCCTAAAAAGCCAAAAGCCACCGCACAGGTATCGACTCCAGCTCCAGCGCCTGCACCAGCACCAGCACCAGAACTAGCACCAGTGCAGTCTCAGGGCTAA
- a CDS encoding LysR family transcriptional regulator, whose translation MPDLNGMMLFAAVVRAKGFSQAARETGHPKSTISRKIAQLEEELGVRLLQRDTRNLSLTQVGALFYQHCDSIRNEVEAAKAVIESTHDDVSGSLRIAIPVSFSQELIANLCSGFMRLYPNVELDVQFTDNDIGLVGEGYDIAIKYGPLQSSDLVARLLFERQPILVASPAYLKARGTPATPKELSEHSGILLGTSRSAPIWPLGKGARKTMVNFQRKVRVNSPIMVKQLALDDFGIAMLSNSACKTELANGQLVPILQEWPIEPFKVYGVYSSRRQLATNISAFLDFFVKRFSSQESLQSLMG comes from the coding sequence ATGCCAGATTTAAACGGTATGATGCTATTTGCAGCCGTAGTTAGAGCGAAGGGATTCTCCCAAGCTGCACGTGAAACCGGCCACCCAAAATCCACCATAAGTCGCAAAATCGCGCAGCTCGAAGAAGAACTTGGCGTGCGATTATTACAACGCGACACCCGCAACTTAAGCCTTACTCAAGTCGGGGCCCTCTTTTATCAACACTGTGATTCCATTCGCAATGAGGTGGAAGCGGCCAAGGCTGTTATCGAGAGTACCCATGATGATGTGTCAGGATCATTACGGATAGCTATTCCAGTCTCTTTTAGCCAAGAATTAATCGCTAACCTCTGTAGCGGATTCATGCGTTTATATCCCAATGTGGAATTAGATGTCCAGTTTACCGACAATGATATCGGTTTAGTGGGTGAAGGATATGACATAGCTATCAAATATGGGCCACTGCAATCCTCTGATCTTGTTGCAAGATTACTGTTCGAGCGCCAACCCATTCTCGTGGCAAGCCCGGCCTATTTAAAAGCCCGAGGCACGCCTGCAACCCCCAAGGAATTAAGTGAGCACAGTGGCATCTTACTCGGGACATCACGCTCTGCGCCCATTTGGCCCCTCGGTAAAGGCGCACGTAAGACCATGGTGAATTTTCAACGTAAGGTTAGGGTTAATAGCCCTATTATGGTCAAGCAGTTAGCCCTCGATGACTTTGGTATTGCCATGCTGTCCAACTCCGCCTGCAAGACGGAGTTGGCGAATGGTCAACTGGTTCCCATACTACAAGAATGGCCAATCGAACCCTTTAAGGTCTATGGGGTGTATTCGAGCCGTCGCCAATTAGCCACTAATATCAGTGCCTTCTTGGACTTTTTCGTCAAACGCTTTAGTAGCCAAGAAAGCCTGCAATCCTTGATGGGCTAA
- a CDS encoding SprT family zinc-dependent metalloprotease: MFNPRSLLNSLRRKAISSTSITSATAANSATPQRQPKPLTPLQQQILVRIEDCYQQAEIYFKRPFARPLTQFTLRGRSAGTAHLQQNRLRFNSVLLRENSEAFLAEVVPHEISHLLCFQLFGKTKPHGREWQSIMLKLFKVSPNTTHSFDTQSVKGKDFEYRCACGPIRLSIRRHNKVLRGETRYLCKRCHTHLTFTEAAE, from the coding sequence ATGTTTAACCCGAGATCCCTACTCAATAGCCTGCGCCGTAAAGCCATCTCATCCACGAGTATCACCTCAGCAACGGCGGCTAACTCGGCCACGCCACAACGCCAGCCAAAGCCACTGACACCCCTGCAGCAACAAATCTTGGTACGCATCGAAGACTGTTACCAGCAGGCGGAAATCTACTTCAAGCGTCCATTTGCGCGGCCGCTAACTCAATTTACCCTGCGGGGACGGAGTGCGGGCACGGCCCATTTGCAACAGAATCGCCTACGATTTAATTCCGTATTACTCAGGGAAAATAGCGAAGCCTTTTTAGCCGAAGTGGTGCCCCACGAAATAAGCCATTTGCTCTGTTTCCAACTCTTTGGCAAAACCAAACCCCATGGCCGCGAGTGGCAATCCATCATGCTCAAGCTGTTCAAGGTGAGCCCCAATACCACCCACAGTTTCGATACTCAGTCGGTTAAAGGGAAAGACTTTGAATACCGCTGCGCCTGCGGCCCGATTCGGCTGAGCATCCGTCGCCATAATAAAGTGTTGCGTGGTGAGACCCGTTATCTATGCAAACGCTGCCATACCCACCTCACCTTTACCGAAGCCGCCGAATAA
- the gshB gene encoding glutathione synthase translates to MIKLGIVMDPISEINIKKDSSFAMLMAAQERGYQLFYMEMADLAMVNGVAMGNMRPLQVINDANKWFELGEAQDTPLSELNVVLMRKDPPFDTEFIYATYMLERAEEQGVLIVNKPQSLRDANEKLFTAWFSEFTPETIVTRDANRIRAFHQAKGDIILKPLDGMGGTSIFRVKQDDPNLGVIIETLTQYGNQYAMAQAFIPEITKGDKRILVVDGEPVPYALARIPKKGETRGNLAAGGSGVAQPLSDSDWKIARAIGPELKKRGLIFVGLDVIGDKLTEINVTSPTCIREIQAAFDVDITGMLFDAIEARLAQ, encoded by the coding sequence ATGATAAAACTCGGCATAGTGATGGACCCCATCAGTGAGATCAACATTAAGAAAGACTCCAGTTTTGCCATGCTAATGGCGGCGCAGGAAAGGGGTTACCAACTGTTTTATATGGAAATGGCCGACCTCGCCATGGTCAACGGCGTAGCTATGGGCAATATGCGTCCATTACAGGTCATCAACGATGCCAATAAATGGTTCGAACTAGGCGAGGCTCAAGACACGCCGCTGAGCGAGTTGAACGTGGTGTTAATGCGTAAAGACCCACCGTTCGATACCGAATTTATCTACGCCACTTACATGCTAGAGCGCGCCGAAGAGCAAGGCGTGCTGATTGTAAATAAGCCGCAAAGCTTGCGCGATGCCAACGAAAAACTATTCACCGCATGGTTTAGCGAATTTACGCCAGAAACCATAGTGACCCGCGATGCTAATCGCATCCGCGCGTTCCACCAAGCCAAGGGCGACATTATCCTCAAGCCATTAGACGGCATGGGCGGCACCTCAATTTTCCGCGTGAAACAGGACGACCCTAACCTTGGGGTGATCATCGAAACCTTGACCCAATATGGCAACCAATACGCCATGGCGCAGGCCTTTATTCCTGAAATCACCAAGGGCGACAAGCGTATTCTGGTGGTGGACGGTGAGCCCGTGCCCTACGCCTTAGCGCGCATTCCGAAAAAAGGCGAAACCCGCGGTAACTTGGCCGCAGGCGGCAGCGGTGTTGCCCAGCCGTTATCGGACTCAGATTGGAAAATCGCCCGCGCCATTGGCCCAGAGCTGAAAAAACGCGGCCTGATTTTTGTGGGTCTGGATGTGATTGGTGACAAGCTGACCGAGATTAACGTCACCAGCCCAACCTGTATCCGTGAAATCCAAGCGGCATTCGATGTGGACATTACTGGCATGCTGTTCGATGCCATCGAAGCCCGTCTTGCCCAGTAA